The window GAGCATGGACAGCATGAAGAAGACGAAGGCCTGGATGACGTCGGCCAGCATGAACAGAAAGTACATCGGAACCGTGGAGACGATGGGCGCCAGCATGAACAGCAGGGCCAAAACGATGTCCTCACCGCGGATGTTTCCGAAAAGACGCAGCGACAGCGAGAGCATGCGCGCGAAGTGGCCGATGACCTCGATGGGGAACATCAAGGGCGCCATCCAGATCATGGGGCCGGTGAAATGGTGGATGTAATGGGTGCCATGAATCTTGAAGCCCCAGTACTGGTAATACACGAAGACGAACACGGCCATGGAGGCAGTCGTGTTGATGTTCGCCGTAGGCGCGTCGTTACCGGGGAACAGGCCGCCCAGGTTGCAGGTCAGGATGTAGATGAAAAGCGTCGCCAGAACGGGAAACACCTTCCGGCCGTCCTCACCCATGTTCGCGACCACGAAATCTTCCAGCCCGCCGACCAGCAACTCGAAAAAGTTCTGCAGCCCCCTTGGGACCAGCGAAATCTTCTTGGTGGCCATGGTCGAAACGAGAATCAGGATGATCATGAATGTCCAGGAGTAGAGGACATTGCCCGGTA is drawn from Desulfomicrobium escambiense DSM 10707 and contains these coding sequences:
- the atpB gene encoding F0F1 ATP synthase subunit A is translated as MAGGLHPIFLVEEAVKAIGLVDAHGHSLIPGNVLYSWTFMIILILVSTMATKKISLVPRGLQNFFELLVGGLEDFVVANMGEDGRKVFPVLATLFIYILTCNLGGLFPGNDAPTANINTTASMAVFVFVYYQYWGFKIHGTHYIHHFTGPMIWMAPLMFPIEVIGHFARMLSLSLRLFGNIRGEDIVLALLFMLAPIVSTVPMYFLFMLADVIQAFVFFMLSMLYLKGAFEEAH